The following DNA comes from Pirellulales bacterium.
TCTTCGGCGGCGACATCGACTTTATGTGGGGCAGCGATTACATGTTTACCACCGCTGCCGGCTTGGACGGCACCAATCAGGCCAACATTCCGCGCTGGCGCACCAGCGCAAACAGCTTTGACTACGGGTTTGCCATGCCGCAGTTGTATGCGGAAACCGACTACGACGACCTGAAGATTAAATGGGGTCACTTCTACACCATCATTGGTTACGAAGTGGTGCCCGATATCGGCAACTTCTTCTACACGCACTCGTACACCATGCAATACGGCGAACCGTTCACGCACACCGGCGTGCTGGCCAGCCGCAACATCAACGACAACTGGGCTTGGAGCGCGGGCGTGGTGGCCGGTTGGAATGATTTTACGTTGCAAGACGGCGTTAATTTCGTCGGCGGCATCACCTACACCGATACAGCCTACGGCAGTCTGGCCTTCAGCATTGACACCGGCAACAATAGCACCGCGAACCTGCCGGGCGTTCGTCCGGATGCCAACCGCACGATGTACAGCATTGTGTGGACGCGCAACTTAACCAGCCGCTGGACCTATGTGTTGCAACATGACTTGGGCGTGCAACAAGAGGCGGACACCTTGACGGGAATTCACGCGGCACAGTGGTATGGCGTGAATCAATACTTGTTCTATAAGATCAATTGCTGCTGGACGTTGGGTTGGCGCGGCGAATGGTTCCGCGATGAAGACGGCTTTGCAGTCACCGGCCTGCGTCCGGGCAACCCGCTGGTTGGCAACTTCTTTGGCGGCAACTTCTATGAAACGGCGATTGGGTTGAACTACAAGCCGAACGGCAACTTCACGTTGCGGCCAGAAATTCGTTACGACGCGTTCCAATCGGATAGCCCAACGATTGGCAGCCAGGACCCGTACGACGACAACACGAAGAAAAACCAGTTTTTGTTCGGTCTGGACGCCATCTATCAGTGGTAAGTTGAGTTCGACCTTCGGCAAGGGTCGAAGCGGACTGACCTAAAGCATGACAAGCCCACGGGATAAAACCCGTGGGCTTTTTTTGCGCGCGGGTTGCAAGTCGGCATTGTTGGGCGACGCGATATAGGAGGAAAAAAGGGATTTTTGAATTCTGCCTGGCTGCAGGCTGCGGTGCAAAGTCTCAAGCACGACTGCGCCGCGTCCATCAGGTGGAGCAGGCCGGCGATAATATCTTCTGAACCGGCAGTGCTTTTGTAGCCGGAAAAGATTGCCAACGGTTCCATCGGCATGCGCGACAAGGTTTCACTTTTTGAGCAGTTATCGCGAGTGAGGGAGGAAGGAAATCGAAGGATTCGCATGAATTTCAGTTCAGGGGGGGCCGATAGCTAATCGTGGCACTGGAGCGAAGGCGAAGGCGGCTCTCTCTGCGGTGTCACCCTGCCGGACGAATCGACCTACCCAACAAGCAGGGCGTGATGGAACTCACGCCTGCCCCCCCAGCGTTCTTCATGGATTGGAGTCTTGCACTATGAACTGCACGAAATTGGCGATGGCAATTGCCATGGCCTGCGGTCTGACCA
Coding sequences within:
- a CDS encoding porin; this translates as MFDDCCCLKEKDSTLTGWVSGGIMGNSEDPASRFNGPVTFADRDDGQFDQVYGILQRTPADMSKNCGWFFGGDIDFMWGSDYMFTTAAGLDGTNQANIPRWRTSANSFDYGFAMPQLYAETDYDDLKIKWGHFYTIIGYEVVPDIGNFFYTHSYTMQYGEPFTHTGVLASRNINDNWAWSAGVVAGWNDFTLQDGVNFVGGITYTDTAYGSLAFSIDTGNNSTANLPGVRPDANRTMYSIVWTRNLTSRWTYVLQHDLGVQQEADTLTGIHAAQWYGVNQYLFYKINCCWTLGWRGEWFRDEDGFAVTGLRPGNPLVGNFFGGNFYETAIGLNYKPNGNFTLRPEIRYDAFQSDSPTIGSQDPYDDNTKKNQFLFGLDAIYQW